A DNA window from Chelativorans sp. AA-79 contains the following coding sequences:
- a CDS encoding cold-shock protein: MSTGTVKFFNSTKGFGFIAPDDGGADVFVHISAVERSGMQTIAEGQKLSFDVVRDNRNGKNAAENLQVA; this comes from the coding sequence ATGAGCACTGGAACAGTAAAGTTCTTCAATTCAACCAAGGGCTTCGGCTTCATCGCCCCCGATGATGGTGGTGCGGATGTTTTCGTCCACATCTCCGCCGTCGAGCGCTCCGGCATGCAAACCATCGCGGAAGGTCAAAAGCTCAGCTTTGACGTCGTGAGGGACAACCGGAACGGCAAGAATGCCGCCGAGAACCTGCAGGTTGCGTAG
- a CDS encoding NAD(P)H-dependent oxidoreductase, protein MTKTLILLFHHDLSRSRANAALAAAAGSVPGTEVVDMQALYPAGEIDAGREAARLLSADRLVLQFPLMWYSAPPLLKAWQNAVLTRMYYIAYEAEGRKFEGTPLKLAVTAGNVPEAYSPSGINLFPLDEILKPLRSMASRYALPWSDPFLLYRADKLSDGAREEAAHRYVAELRGWIAEITPAEAPARSRQLVPVQG, encoded by the coding sequence ATGACGAAGACGCTGATCCTGCTTTTTCACCATGATCTCTCACGCTCCCGCGCCAATGCGGCCCTCGCCGCCGCCGCCGGCTCGGTGCCCGGCACGGAGGTGGTCGATATGCAAGCGCTCTATCCGGCGGGCGAGATCGACGCTGGCCGCGAGGCGGCCCGCCTGCTCTCTGCCGACCGGCTGGTGCTGCAGTTCCCGCTGATGTGGTATTCGGCGCCGCCGCTTCTGAAGGCGTGGCAAAACGCGGTGCTCACCCGCATGTATTATATCGCCTACGAGGCGGAAGGCCGGAAATTCGAAGGTACACCGCTCAAGCTTGCGGTTACTGCGGGCAATGTGCCGGAAGCCTATTCACCGTCGGGCATCAACCTGTTCCCGTTGGATGAGATCCTGAAGCCGCTGCGCTCGATGGCGAGCCGCTATGCGCTCCCCTGGTCAGATCCCTTCCTGCTCTACCGGGCGGACAAGCTTTCCGACGGAGCACGGGAAGAAGCCGCTCATCGTTACGTTGCCGAATTGCGCGGATGGATCGCCGAAATCACGCCCGCCGAGGCGCCCGCCCGATCCCGGCAACTCGTCCCGGTGCAGGGGTGA
- a CDS encoding NIPSNAP family protein → MTADIQVRSGRTGTPTHQNVVELRRYLLHPGQREDLIAIFDRHLVESQEACGMAVLGQFRDLDRPDDFVWLRGFAGMESRRAALTAFYGGPVWAEHRNAANATMNRFDDVLLLRPAADGAAFALDGRERSAWGAPDKTAAVFTVSVFPLAPHRADAFPAYFASTLLPVLMDAGAAEGTCLVTEESENTFPRLPVRGKERVFVWIARFEDEAAQRAFSAHLHASRGWQEAMADGFGGHANAPLTISRLSPTGRSLLR, encoded by the coding sequence ATGACCGCAGACATACAAGTGAGATCCGGCAGGACCGGAACCCCGACGCACCAGAACGTGGTGGAGCTGCGGCGCTATCTCCTCCATCCCGGCCAGCGCGAGGACCTGATCGCCATCTTCGACCGGCATCTGGTGGAAAGCCAGGAAGCTTGCGGCATGGCGGTTCTGGGCCAGTTCCGCGACCTCGACCGGCCCGATGACTTCGTGTGGCTGCGCGGCTTTGCCGGCATGGAGAGCCGGAGGGCGGCGCTCACAGCCTTCTATGGCGGGCCGGTCTGGGCGGAGCACCGGAATGCCGCCAACGCCACCATGAACCGCTTCGACGACGTGCTGCTCCTGCGGCCGGCGGCCGACGGAGCGGCTTTCGCGCTGGACGGTCGCGAACGGTCGGCGTGGGGCGCCCCGGACAAGACGGCGGCGGTTTTCACGGTCTCCGTGTTCCCGCTGGCACCGCACCGGGCGGACGCCTTCCCCGCCTATTTTGCGAGCACGCTTCTGCCGGTCCTCATGGACGCGGGGGCGGCCGAGGGCACGTGTCTCGTGACCGAGGAAAGCGAAAACACCTTTCCCCGCTTGCCGGTGCGCGGGAAGGAACGCGTCTTCGTGTGGATCGCGCGCTTCGAGGACGAAGCCGCGCAGCGGGCCTTCTCCGCACATCTCCATGCCTCGCGAGGCTGGCAGGAAGCGATGGCGGACGGCTTCGGCGGACACGCCAATGCGCCGCTCACGATATCGCGGCTCTCGCCCACGGGCCGGTCGCTGCTGCGGTAG
- a CDS encoding histidine phosphatase family protein has product MRELLLLRHAKSSWEDPALEDFDRPLAERGERAAPRMGREIAARGWVPDRALVSSALRTRQTWRLVGAELGEAAPVADYDYSLYMASADVILKAIRTVPENVQRLLVLGHNPGLEEFARMLAGPGSKRPALRRIEEKFPTAALARFEFEGPWPALGSGGARLTHFLRPRDFAS; this is encoded by the coding sequence GTGAGGGAGCTTCTTTTGCTGCGCCACGCGAAGTCGAGCTGGGAGGATCCCGCGCTCGAGGATTTCGACCGCCCGCTGGCCGAGCGTGGAGAAAGGGCCGCGCCGAGGATGGGTCGTGAGATCGCGGCGCGCGGCTGGGTGCCCGACCGGGCCCTCGTCTCCTCCGCCTTGCGCACCCGCCAGACCTGGCGGCTGGTCGGGGCGGAATTGGGCGAAGCCGCTCCCGTCGCGGATTACGATTATTCTCTCTATATGGCCTCCGCGGACGTGATCCTGAAAGCCATCAGGACCGTTCCCGAGAATGTCCAGCGTCTCCTCGTCCTCGGCCACAATCCCGGCCTGGAGGAGTTCGCGCGGATGCTGGCCGGCCCGGGCTCAAAGCGGCCGGCCCTGAGGCGGATCGAGGAGAAATTCCCCACCGCCGCGCTGGCACGGTTCGAGTTCGAAGGGCCCTGGCCGGCCCTCGGCTCCGGAGGCGCCCGGCTCACCCACTTCCTGCGGCCGAGGGATTTCGCCTCCTGA
- a CDS encoding BA14K family protein, protein MNRILKSAILGVAVAATTLAALPAAQAHDHWRRHHHRDRGDELAAGLAGLAVGAIVGGVLAQPRTERVYIDPPTYYRPAPVYRDPGYYRPAPVYRPAPVHYGAEPWTREWYRACSIRYRSFDPESGTYMGYDGRRHFCNIG, encoded by the coding sequence ATGAACCGGATCCTCAAGAGTGCCATTCTCGGTGTCGCCGTGGCGGCGACCACGCTCGCCGCGCTTCCGGCAGCCCAGGCGCACGACCATTGGCGGCGCCACCATCATCGCGATCGCGGCGACGAGCTCGCCGCCGGCCTCGCCGGCCTTGCCGTCGGCGCCATCGTGGGCGGCGTGCTGGCGCAGCCACGCACGGAGCGGGTCTATATCGATCCGCCAACCTATTACCGACCGGCGCCTGTCTATCGCGACCCCGGCTATTACCGTCCGGCGCCCGTCTACCGGCCTGCCCCGGTCCACTACGGCGCCGAGCCCTGGACGCGCGAGTGGTACCGCGCCTGCAGCATCCGCTACCGCAGCTTCGATCCGGAGTCGGGCACCTATATGGGCTATGACGGCCGCCGCCACTTCTGCAATATCGGCTGA
- a CDS encoding DUF6220 domain-containing protein, whose translation MSLPQESPAGDRSHRIAPRHFAHAARLVPVLLFAQFFTAGLSLFQDAAFWEWHAVLGALAAVPILALFISTLIVRSVRPLRWWVGCLVLLYLLQIVYIVAGQNSGSGVLQAMHPFNGSLLLAAALVIVAKVERSHKG comes from the coding sequence ATGTCCCTCCCTCAGGAAAGCCCCGCCGGCGACCGCTCCCATCGCATTGCGCCACGCCATTTCGCCCATGCGGCCCGGCTCGTGCCGGTTCTCCTCTTCGCTCAGTTCTTCACGGCTGGTCTCTCCCTGTTCCAGGACGCCGCGTTCTGGGAGTGGCACGCCGTTCTGGGCGCGCTGGCCGCCGTGCCGATCCTGGCACTGTTCATCTCGACGCTGATCGTGCGCAGCGTCCGGCCGCTGCGCTGGTGGGTGGGATGCCTTGTGCTGCTCTATCTCCTGCAGATCGTCTACATCGTCGCCGGTCAGAATTCCGGCTCCGGCGTCCTGCAGGCGATGCATCCTTTCAACGGGAGTCTGCTGCTTGCCGCCGCGCTCGTCATCGTCGCCAAGGTCGAGCGCAGTCATAAGGGATGA
- a CDS encoding cold-shock protein — translation MSQTGTVKFFNASKGFGFITPDNGQKDVFVHVSAVEASGMRSLVDGQKVSFDVEPDRMGKGPKAVNLSAA, via the coding sequence ATGTCCCAGACCGGCACGGTCAAATTCTTCAACGCCTCCAAGGGCTTTGGTTTCATCACGCCCGATAACGGCCAGAAGGACGTCTTCGTCCATGTGTCGGCTGTCGAGGCTTCCGGCATGCGCTCGCTCGTCGACGGCCAGAAGGTTTCCTTCGACGTCGAGCCGGACCGTATGGGCAAGGGCCCGAAGGCGGTGAACCTTTCGGCGGCATAA
- a CDS encoding GNAT family N-acetyltransferase, giving the protein MSERPHVIYAREQELEVAEFRRVLVESGLGAMRPVDDEARLKTMLEQAGLIITARLDQPGKPLVGVARGVTDSAWCCYVSELAVAASAQGLGIGKGLLEEARRQIGPRVALFLVSVPDAVRFYERIGMDRITEAFWFKRSV; this is encoded by the coding sequence ATGAGCGAACGGCCCCATGTCATCTACGCACGGGAACAGGAACTGGAGGTGGCTGAGTTCCGCCGCGTGCTCGTCGAATCCGGCCTCGGCGCGATGCGCCCGGTCGATGACGAGGCGCGGCTTAAGACCATGCTCGAACAGGCTGGCCTGATCATAACCGCCAGGCTCGACCAGCCGGGAAAGCCGCTGGTGGGCGTGGCGCGCGGCGTGACGGATTCCGCCTGGTGCTGCTACGTGTCTGAGCTTGCCGTCGCGGCCTCCGCGCAGGGACTTGGCATCGGCAAGGGCCTGCTGGAGGAGGCGCGGCGGCAGATCGGGCCGCGGGTGGCGCTCTTCCTGGTTTCCGTGCCCGATGCGGTGCGCTTCTATGAACGCATCGGCATGGACCGCATCACGGAAGCTTTCTGGTTCAAGCGTAGCGTGTAG
- a CDS encoding MBL fold metallo-hydrolase: MSIRAGIIPVTPFQQNCTILFDEGEKRGVVVDPGGEVDRIREAIEQAGLAVEAIWLTHGHIDHAGGAMDLKEALGVKILGPHEVDRELLLNLEAQARMFGLSDPVRDVAPDRFLDEGEGVSFAGHEFKVFHCPGHSPGHIVFYNEAAKFAHVGDVLFHGSIGRTDLPGGDHAALIRSIKEKLLPLGDDIGFLCGHGPGGRFGEERRTNPFLV; the protein is encoded by the coding sequence ATGAGTATCAGAGCCGGCATCATCCCCGTCACGCCGTTCCAGCAGAACTGCACCATCCTGTTCGACGAGGGGGAGAAGCGCGGTGTGGTGGTCGATCCGGGCGGCGAAGTGGACCGCATCCGCGAGGCCATCGAACAGGCGGGTCTTGCCGTCGAGGCGATCTGGCTCACGCACGGCCATATCGACCATGCCGGCGGCGCCATGGATCTGAAGGAAGCGCTCGGGGTGAAGATTCTCGGGCCCCATGAGGTCGACCGCGAGCTTCTCCTCAATCTTGAGGCGCAGGCGCGCATGTTCGGGCTTTCCGATCCTGTCCGTGACGTTGCGCCGGACCGTTTCCTCGATGAGGGGGAGGGTGTCTCCTTCGCCGGCCACGAATTCAAGGTGTTCCACTGTCCCGGCCATTCGCCGGGCCATATCGTCTTCTATAACGAGGCGGCGAAGTTCGCCCATGTGGGCGATGTGCTCTTCCACGGCTCCATCGGTCGCACCGATCTGCCGGGCGGCGACCACGCCGCGCTCATCCGTTCCATCAAGGAGAAGCTCCTGCCGCTCGGCGACGATATCGGCTTCCTCTGCGGCCATGGGCCGGGCGGCCGGTTCGGCGAGGAGCGGCGGACCAACCCGTTCCTGGTATAA
- the uvrB gene encoding excinuclease ABC subunit UvrB yields MANSSDKKHGGFAEQPQPPLSGTPLSGSISDWAAELTREAEKPAKPRKKIPERSAAPGKTARGTSMGGAATAKERAAAGLMPVAGLDMTLEEAEGLAPGGVTATVAALSRLIEGGDPNLKSAWVPHRPARPEKSEGGIPFRMASEFQPAGDQPTAIRDLVAGANENERTQVLLGVTGSGKTFTMAKVIEETQRPALILAPNKTLAAQLYGEFKSFFPDNAVEYFVSYYDYYQPEAYVPRSDTFIEKESSINEQIDRMRHSATRALLERDDVIIVASVSCIYGIGSVETYTAMTFQMSVGDRLDQRQLLADLVEQQYKRREADFVRGSFRVRGDTIEIFPAHLEDRAWRISLFGDEIETITEFDPLTGKKTDDLKSVKIYANSHYVTPRPTLNQAIRQIKQELKQRLVELEAAGRLLEAQRLEQRCRFDLEMLEATGSCAGIENYSRYLTGRAPGEPPPTLFEYVPDNALVFVDESHVTIPQIGGMYRGDFRRKATLAEYGFRLPSCMDNRPLRFEEWDAMRPPTVCVSATPGNWEMEQSGGVFAEQVIRPTGLIDPPVDIRSAKSQVDDVLGEIRETTRAGYRTLVTVLTKRMAEDLTEYLHEQGIRVRYMHSDIDTLERIEIIRDLRLGAFDVLVGINLLREGLDIPECGLVAILDADKEGFLRSETSLIQTIGRAARNVDGRVILYADNVTGSMDRAIAETNRRREKQLEFNTANGITPESIKKNIGDILGSVYERDHVRAEVRGAKGEDLNNLVGNNLAAHLEHLEKAMRDAAADLDFEEAARLRDEIKRLKETELAVMDDPLARDAGVENTQKSRRDRAKGRPPRQAQGEGHGSSGGAKERDASGQPLFRKPHLDDMGTSGAHAVPAGKTLFRKNTLDEMTVGRTEKPVGKAPPVRPHPDPVEGPGEPRRGKIGAGSYEEPVDERRRKRRPAKTGRPGR; encoded by the coding sequence ATGGCCAATTCCTCAGACAAGAAGCACGGCGGCTTCGCGGAGCAGCCCCAGCCTCCGCTTTCCGGCACGCCGCTCTCCGGCTCCATCTCCGATTGGGCCGCAGAGCTCACGCGCGAGGCCGAGAAGCCGGCGAAACCCAGGAAGAAGATCCCCGAGCGCTCCGCCGCTCCGGGCAAGACCGCGCGCGGCACCTCCATGGGCGGCGCTGCAACCGCCAAGGAACGCGCGGCCGCGGGGCTCATGCCTGTCGCCGGTCTCGACATGACGTTGGAGGAGGCGGAGGGCCTCGCCCCCGGCGGGGTGACGGCAACCGTCGCAGCGCTGTCGAGGCTCATCGAAGGCGGCGACCCGAATCTCAAATCCGCCTGGGTGCCCCACCGTCCCGCCCGTCCGGAAAAATCCGAGGGCGGCATCCCGTTCCGCATGGCGTCGGAATTCCAGCCCGCGGGCGACCAGCCCACGGCCATCCGCGACCTCGTCGCCGGCGCCAACGAGAACGAGCGCACGCAGGTGCTCTTGGGCGTCACCGGCTCGGGCAAGACCTTCACCATGGCCAAGGTGATCGAGGAAACGCAGCGTCCGGCGCTCATCCTCGCCCCCAACAAGACGTTGGCCGCCCAGCTCTATGGCGAGTTCAAGTCCTTCTTCCCGGACAACGCGGTCGAGTATTTCGTCTCCTATTACGACTACTACCAGCCGGAGGCCTACGTCCCGCGCTCGGACACCTTCATCGAGAAGGAATCCTCCATCAACGAGCAGATCGACCGCATGCGCCACTCGGCCACCCGCGCCCTGCTCGAGCGCGACGACGTCATCATCGTCGCCTCCGTCTCCTGCATCTACGGTATCGGTTCTGTGGAAACCTATACCGCCATGACCTTCCAGATGTCGGTGGGCGACCGGCTTGATCAGCGCCAACTTCTCGCCGACCTCGTGGAGCAGCAGTACAAGCGCCGCGAGGCGGATTTCGTGCGCGGCTCCTTTCGCGTGCGCGGCGATACGATCGAGATCTTCCCCGCCCACCTGGAAGACCGCGCCTGGCGCATCTCGCTCTTCGGCGACGAGATCGAGACCATCACCGAGTTCGACCCGCTCACCGGCAAGAAGACCGACGATCTGAAGTCGGTGAAGATCTACGCCAACTCGCACTACGTCACCCCGCGCCCGACCCTCAACCAGGCCATCAGGCAGATCAAGCAAGAGCTGAAGCAGCGGCTGGTCGAGCTCGAAGCCGCCGGCCGCCTGCTCGAGGCCCAGCGCCTCGAACAGCGTTGCCGCTTCGATCTGGAGATGCTGGAGGCCACCGGCTCCTGCGCCGGCATCGAGAACTATTCACGCTATTTGACCGGCCGCGCCCCCGGCGAGCCGCCGCCCACGCTTTTCGAATACGTGCCGGACAACGCGCTGGTCTTCGTCGACGAATCCCACGTCACCATCCCGCAGATCGGCGGCATGTATCGTGGTGACTTCCGCCGCAAGGCCACGCTGGCCGAATACGGCTTCCGCCTGCCGTCCTGCATGGACAACCGGCCGCTGCGCTTCGAGGAATGGGACGCCATGCGCCCGCCCACCGTCTGCGTCTCCGCCACTCCTGGAAACTGGGAGATGGAGCAGTCCGGCGGCGTCTTCGCCGAGCAGGTCATCCGCCCGACCGGCCTCATCGACCCGCCGGTGGATATCCGCTCTGCCAAATCCCAGGTGGACGACGTGCTGGGGGAGATCCGCGAAACCACGCGCGCCGGGTACCGCACGCTGGTTACGGTGCTCACCAAGCGCATGGCCGAGGATCTCACGGAATACCTGCACGAGCAGGGCATCCGCGTGCGCTACATGCATTCCGACATCGACACGCTGGAGCGCATCGAGATCATCCGCGACCTCCGCCTCGGTGCCTTCGACGTGCTCGTCGGCATCAATCTGCTCCGCGAGGGCCTCGACATCCCCGAATGCGGCCTCGTCGCCATCCTCGACGCCGACAAGGAAGGCTTCCTGCGCTCCGAAACCTCGCTCATCCAGACCATCGGCCGTGCCGCGCGCAACGTGGACGGCCGCGTCATTCTCTATGCCGACAACGTCACCGGCTCCATGGACCGCGCCATCGCGGAGACCAACCGCCGCCGCGAAAAGCAGCTCGAGTTCAATACCGCGAACGGCATCACCCCGGAATCCATCAAGAAGAACATCGGTGACATCCTCGGCTCCGTCTACGAGCGCGACCATGTGCGCGCCGAGGTCAGGGGCGCCAAGGGCGAGGATTTGAACAATCTCGTCGGCAACAATCTCGCCGCCCACCTCGAGCACCTCGAAAAGGCCATGCGCGACGCGGCCGCCGACCTCGATTTCGAGGAGGCCGCCCGCCTGCGCGACGAGATCAAGCGCCTCAAGGAAACCGAGCTGGCCGTCATGGACGATCCGCTCGCCCGCGACGCCGGCGTGGAGAACACCCAGAAGAGCAGGCGCGACAGGGCGAAGGGAAGGCCCCCTCGACAAGCTCAGGGGGAGGGGCACGGTTCGAGCGGCGGCGCCAAGGAGCGCGACGCCTCCGGCCAGCCCCTCTTCCGCAAGCCCCACCTCGACGACATGGGCACTTCGGGCGCGCATGCGGTTCCCGCCGGCAAAACGCTCTTCCGCAAGAACACGCTCGACGAGATGACCGTCGGCCGCACGGAAAAGCCCGTTGGCAAGGCGCCGCCGGTTCGCCCCCATCCCGACCCTGTCGAGGGACCGGGCGAACCGAGGCGCGGCAAGATTGGCGCTGGCTCCTACGAAGAGCCGGTTGACGAGCGCCGGCGCAAGCGCCGCCCGGCAAAGACGGGCCGGCCGGGGCGGTAG
- a CDS encoding MarR family transcriptional regulator → MKPTEHHEPQPVADNLDFTLIELLFFAYRDFTSDPDEILASYGFGRAHHRVLHFVNRRPGLTVAELLEVLRITKQSLARVLKQLIDTGYIVQVQGPRDRRQRELYATKKGHALAVELALPQSRRIHSALEEAGISDRAALERFLRAMVNSELRVQLDRTAGNGHVGEGGTKP, encoded by the coding sequence ATGAAGCCGACGGAACACCATGAGCCGCAGCCGGTGGCCGACAACCTCGATTTCACCCTGATCGAGCTGCTTTTCTTCGCCTATCGGGACTTCACGTCCGATCCGGACGAGATCCTCGCAAGCTACGGTTTCGGGCGCGCGCATCACCGGGTGCTGCACTTCGTGAACCGCCGGCCGGGATTGACCGTCGCCGAACTGCTGGAGGTCCTCAGGATCACCAAGCAGAGCCTGGCGCGCGTGTTGAAGCAGCTCATCGACACCGGCTATATCGTGCAGGTGCAAGGTCCGCGCGACCGCCGCCAGCGCGAGCTCTACGCGACGAAGAAGGGGCACGCCCTTGCGGTGGAGCTGGCGCTGCCACAGTCCCGCCGCATCCATTCTGCACTGGAGGAGGCCGGAATCAGCGATCGAGCCGCTCTGGAACGGTTCTTGAGGGCAATGGTGAATTCGGAACTCAGGGTGCAGCTCGACCGGACGGCGGGCAATGGCCACGTGGGTGAGGGAGGGACAAAACCATGA
- a CDS encoding cold-shock protein, whose translation MSQSGIVKFFNHAKGFGFITPDDGQKDVFVHISAVQASGLPGLEDGQKVTFDTEPDKRGKGPKAVNLALG comes from the coding sequence ATGTCCCAGAGCGGTATCGTGAAATTCTTCAATCATGCCAAGGGTTTCGGCTTCATCACGCCGGATGATGGCCAGAAGGACGTCTTCGTGCATATCTCCGCCGTGCAGGCTTCCGGCCTGCCGGGCCTCGAGGACGGCCAGAAGGTGACCTTCGACACCGAGCCGGACAAGCGCGGCAAGGGACCGAAGGCCGTCAATCTCGCCCTCGGCTGA
- a CDS encoding branched-chain amino acid aminotransferase: protein MASVPFDQLDGFIWMNGEFVQWADARIHVLTHGLHYASAVFEGERAYGGQIFKLTEHTERLHESARLMGFRIPYTVAEIDDACRQLLAKQNLQDAYVRPIAWRGSEMMGVSAQNNRINLAIAIWEWPSYFDPEQRLKGIRLDIAEYRRPDPRTAPSKAKASGLYMICTLSKHAAEAKGYNDAMMLDWRGQVAEATGANIFFVKDGKLHTPDPDCFLDGITRRTVIDLARRRGLEVVERTIQPEELTDFEQCFLTGSAAEVTPVAEIGPHTFQVGEITRLLMNDYSEEVRPRQRLAAE, encoded by the coding sequence ATGGCATCTGTTCCTTTCGACCAGCTTGACGGCTTTATCTGGATGAACGGCGAGTTCGTACAGTGGGCGGATGCCAGGATTCACGTACTCACCCACGGTCTCCACTACGCAAGCGCGGTGTTCGAGGGCGAGCGCGCCTATGGCGGCCAGATCTTCAAGCTGACCGAACACACGGAGCGGCTGCACGAATCCGCGCGCCTCATGGGCTTCCGCATCCCCTATACGGTGGCTGAGATCGATGACGCATGCCGCCAGCTTCTCGCCAAGCAGAACCTGCAGGACGCCTATGTGCGTCCCATCGCCTGGCGCGGCAGCGAGATGATGGGCGTTTCGGCGCAGAACAACCGCATCAATCTCGCCATCGCCATCTGGGAATGGCCGAGCTATTTCGATCCGGAGCAGCGCCTGAAGGGCATTCGCCTCGACATCGCTGAGTACCGCCGGCCGGACCCGCGTACGGCGCCGTCCAAGGCCAAGGCGTCGGGTCTCTACATGATCTGCACGCTCTCCAAGCATGCGGCAGAGGCCAAGGGCTACAACGACGCCATGATGCTCGACTGGCGCGGCCAGGTGGCCGAAGCCACCGGCGCCAACATCTTCTTCGTCAAGGACGGCAAGCTGCACACGCCCGATCCGGACTGCTTCCTGGATGGAATCACCCGGCGCACGGTGATCGATCTGGCGCGCCGGCGCGGCCTCGAAGTGGTCGAAAGGACGATCCAGCCGGAAGAACTCACGGATTTCGAGCAATGCTTCCTCACGGGCAGTGCCGCGGAAGTGACGCCGGTCGCCGAGATTGGGCCTCACACCTTCCAAGTCGGTGAAATCACTCGTCTTTTGATGAATGATTATTCCGAGGAAGTGCGTCCGCGCCAGCGGCTCGCGGCCGAATAG
- a CDS encoding cytochrome c oxidase assembly factor Coa1 family protein, translated as MASQPLNEPAEIPAELDRWNWGAFLLNWIWGIGNSVFIALLMFVPLVNIVMIFVLGAQGSRWAWRNRVWRDAEHFRRVQRKWAIAGLIAWIAVIGLCAFAVMSFPLALKNSVAYRMTMETVRDDAGVKAMLGDGIEPAFWVSGGINMQADGGGAAALSIPITGSKGSGRVISQALRTGGVWELRLVVVRIDGLDSPLVLKNTGNLPIPNAPLDL; from the coding sequence ATGGCCAGCCAGCCGCTCAACGAACCGGCCGAAATTCCCGCCGAGCTCGACCGCTGGAACTGGGGCGCCTTCCTGCTCAACTGGATCTGGGGCATCGGCAACAGCGTCTTCATCGCACTCCTGATGTTCGTGCCGCTGGTCAACATCGTCATGATCTTCGTCCTCGGCGCGCAGGGCAGCCGCTGGGCCTGGCGCAACCGTGTCTGGCGCGACGCGGAGCACTTCCGCCGCGTGCAGCGCAAATGGGCGATTGCGGGGCTGATCGCCTGGATCGCCGTGATCGGGCTTTGCGCCTTCGCAGTGATGAGCTTTCCGCTGGCGCTGAAGAACAGTGTGGCTTATCGGATGACGATGGAGACCGTGCGCGACGATGCCGGGGTGAAGGCGATGCTCGGTGACGGTATCGAACCGGCCTTCTGGGTGAGCGGCGGCATCAATATGCAGGCGGACGGCGGCGGCGCGGCGGCTCTCAGCATCCCCATCACCGGCAGCAAGGGCTCCGGAAGGGTCATTTCGCAGGCCCTGCGCACCGGCGGCGTGTGGGAGCTGCGTCTTGTCGTGGTCCGTATCGACGGGCTGGATTCGCCGCTGGTCCTGAAGAACACGGGCAATCTTCCGATCCCCAACGCCCCGCTCGATCTTTAG
- a CDS encoding LysR family transcriptional regulator, with protein sequence MNLRSIDLNLLVVLDALLEEAHVSRAADRLGLSQPATSSALERCRHLFRDALLERGKGGMRLTPRAESLREPLKNLLAEVQAVIAPPQIPLSELRQTVRVLMADYPAVFVVGPLHERLRESAPGIDLVVETWRGAEQALDMLAKGAIDLAASVFTTHDAALRREELLREHYVVAMRRDHPAAPGFDLESWIAYPHVLVSGRGHMTGPLDEALAARNLARRVAVVVPNFSIVPQLLEGSDLIAMLPSRCMPRERDCLAAFEPPIAVDGFPLHLAWHKRRDGDQAVQHVAGILRELLASDR encoded by the coding sequence ATGAATTTACGTTCCATCGATCTCAACCTGCTGGTGGTCCTCGACGCGCTTCTGGAAGAAGCCCATGTCTCGCGTGCGGCAGATCGGCTGGGGCTCTCGCAGCCCGCCACATCGAGCGCGCTCGAGCGCTGCCGGCATCTCTTTCGCGACGCACTTCTGGAGCGCGGGAAGGGAGGGATGCGGCTGACGCCCAGGGCGGAAAGCCTGCGCGAACCGCTGAAGAACCTGCTCGCGGAAGTCCAGGCGGTGATCGCCCCGCCCCAGATTCCGCTGAGCGAACTGCGCCAGACCGTGCGCGTGCTCATGGCAGACTATCCGGCCGTCTTCGTTGTGGGGCCGCTGCACGAGCGGCTGAGGGAAAGCGCGCCAGGGATCGATCTCGTCGTCGAAACGTGGCGCGGCGCGGAGCAGGCATTGGACATGCTGGCCAAGGGCGCAATCGACCTCGCGGCCTCGGTCTTCACCACGCATGATGCGGCCCTCCGCCGCGAGGAATTGCTGCGGGAGCACTATGTGGTCGCGATGCGCAGGGACCATCCGGCGGCTCCGGGTTTCGACCTCGAAAGCTGGATCGCCTATCCACATGTGCTGGTTTCCGGGCGCGGACACATGACCGGGCCATTGGACGAAGCGCTGGCCGCCCGCAACCTTGCGCGGCGGGTGGCTGTCGTCGTGCCCAATTTTTCGATCGTGCCGCAGCTTCTGGAGGGATCGGACCTCATCGCGATGCTGCCCAGCCGCTGCATGCCGCGGGAACGCGACTGCCTCGCGGCCTTTGAACCGCCGATCGCCGTGGACGGATTCCCGCTGCATCTGGCATGGCACAAGCGGCGCGACGGCGATCAGGCGGTGCAGCATGTGGCGGGAATTCTGCGCGAATTGCTGGCGTCGGACCGCTAA